From Kiloniellales bacterium, a single genomic window includes:
- the dnaE gene encoding DNA polymerase III subunit alpha translates to MTHADFVHLRVHSAYSLSEGALRIKQLTELCRSEAMPAVAVTDRANLFGALEFCSAACAAGVQPIVGCQLSIAQSEPRRQNGAPPPPDQLVLLVQNEVGYRNLLHLVSKAYLDSEPGGSAELPLEALKGWTEGLIALTAGCRGAVGRFLLEQRGEWAEGMLLNLARLFPGRCYVELQRHGLRDEQAIESELIDLAFKHDLPLVATNGVYFANEAMYEAHDALLCIAEGSYVGQQDRRRLTPEHRFKTAPEMAALFEDLPEAIANSVVIARRCAYFPRPVAPILPAYQTVGGRSEAEELAEQAKVGLERRLARRPADERAARPDEAYWKRLDYELGVIEQMGFPGYFLIVADFIKWAKDQGIPVGPGRGSGAASVVAWSLTITDLDPLRWGLVFERFLNPERISMPDFDIDFCQDRRDEVIRYVQEKYGTDRVAQIITFGKLQARAALRDVGRVLQMPYPQVDRICKLVPNNPANPVTLQQAIDGEPMLQEMRGQDEQVGRLIDIALKLEGLYRHASTHAAGVVIGDRPLEQLIPLYRDPRSDMPVTQFNMKFVEQAGLVKFDFLGLKTLTVLVRALDLIKERDPASGLDLETIPLDDQKTFDMLARADTVGVFQLESSGMRDVLRKLKADHFEEIIAVVALYRPGPMDNIPSYIERKHGREQPDYLYPSLEGILNETYGIMIYQEQVLQIAQELSGFSLGNADLLRRAMGKKIKAEMDAQRAAFTEGAVARGVPEAKAAAIFDQVNKFAGYGFNKAHAAAYALVAYQTAYLKANYPVEFLAASMTYDMGNTDKLNVFRQELDRLGIPLLPPDVNASRRDFRVEALPDGRLAIRYALAAIRNVGGAAMDNLAEERAAGGRFRDLPDFVRRLDHRAINKRQIENLAAAGALDGLNRNRRQSFEGAESIIRHAAAAAAERDSAQENLFGGDPSAEGSLTLALPEVGDWPDMERLRQEFDAIGFYLSDHPLNAYAAVLERLKVVTASSLTEAVLRDRVQHKLAGVVIGRQERTSRQGNRFAFVQLSDTSGMFEVMVFSELLSAKRDVLESGRPLLITVNADLRNDEAPRMTAQAIEPLDRAAEQSSAGLKVIIGDSKPLESLKSILERGAGSPAKGRVSLVLDLEGSREVEIELPETYRVSAELRQAIKAIPGVAVQDR, encoded by the coding sequence ATGACTCACGCCGATTTCGTCCATCTCAGGGTCCACTCGGCCTACTCCCTGTCCGAGGGTGCACTTCGGATCAAGCAGCTGACCGAGCTGTGCCGCAGCGAGGCCATGCCTGCGGTCGCGGTAACCGACCGCGCCAACCTGTTCGGCGCCCTCGAATTCTGCAGCGCCGCCTGCGCGGCCGGGGTGCAGCCGATCGTCGGCTGCCAGCTCTCTATCGCCCAGAGCGAGCCGCGCCGCCAGAACGGGGCGCCGCCGCCGCCGGATCAACTGGTTCTTCTGGTGCAGAACGAAGTCGGCTATCGCAACCTGCTGCACCTCGTCTCCAAGGCCTACCTGGACAGCGAGCCGGGCGGCTCGGCGGAGCTGCCCCTCGAGGCCCTGAAGGGTTGGACCGAGGGTCTGATCGCGTTGACGGCCGGCTGCCGGGGCGCGGTCGGGCGTTTCCTGCTGGAGCAGCGCGGCGAATGGGCCGAGGGCATGCTGCTCAATCTGGCCAGGCTGTTTCCCGGCCGCTGCTATGTCGAGCTGCAGCGGCACGGCCTGCGCGACGAGCAGGCGATCGAGTCCGAACTGATCGATCTCGCTTTTAAGCACGACCTGCCGCTGGTCGCGACCAACGGCGTCTACTTCGCCAACGAGGCCATGTACGAGGCGCACGACGCCCTCTTGTGCATCGCCGAGGGCAGCTACGTCGGCCAGCAGGACCGCCGCCGCCTGACTCCGGAGCACCGCTTCAAGACCGCGCCAGAGATGGCCGCGCTCTTCGAGGACCTGCCGGAGGCGATCGCGAACAGCGTGGTGATCGCGCGGCGCTGCGCCTACTTCCCGCGCCCGGTTGCGCCGATCCTGCCGGCCTACCAGACCGTCGGCGGTCGGAGCGAGGCCGAGGAGCTTGCCGAGCAGGCCAAGGTCGGCCTGGAACGCCGCCTGGCCCGGCGCCCGGCGGACGAACGCGCGGCCCGGCCCGACGAAGCCTATTGGAAGCGCCTCGACTATGAGCTCGGTGTCATCGAGCAGATGGGCTTTCCCGGTTACTTCCTGATCGTCGCCGACTTCATCAAGTGGGCGAAGGACCAGGGCATCCCGGTCGGGCCGGGGCGGGGCTCCGGCGCCGCCTCGGTCGTCGCCTGGTCGCTCACGATCACCGACCTCGACCCCTTGCGCTGGGGGCTCGTCTTCGAGCGTTTCCTCAATCCGGAACGGATCTCGATGCCCGACTTCGACATCGACTTCTGCCAGGACCGCCGGGACGAGGTCATTCGCTATGTCCAGGAGAAGTACGGCACCGACCGGGTCGCGCAGATCATCACCTTCGGCAAGCTGCAGGCGCGCGCCGCCCTGCGCGACGTGGGTCGCGTCCTGCAGATGCCCTATCCGCAGGTCGACCGGATCTGCAAGCTGGTGCCGAACAACCCGGCCAACCCCGTCACCCTGCAGCAGGCGATCGACGGCGAACCCATGCTGCAGGAGATGCGCGGACAGGACGAGCAGGTCGGTCGGCTGATCGATATCGCGCTCAAGCTGGAGGGCCTCTACCGCCACGCCTCGACCCACGCCGCCGGCGTGGTCATCGGCGACCGGCCACTGGAGCAGCTGATCCCGCTCTACCGCGATCCCCGCTCGGACATGCCGGTCACCCAGTTCAACATGAAGTTCGTCGAGCAGGCCGGCCTGGTGAAGTTCGACTTCCTCGGCCTCAAGACCCTGACGGTCCTGGTCCGCGCCCTCGACCTGATCAAGGAACGGGACCCAGCGAGCGGACTGGACCTGGAGACGATCCCGCTCGACGACCAGAAGACCTTCGACATGCTGGCCCGGGCCGACACCGTTGGGGTCTTCCAGTTGGAATCCTCGGGCATGCGCGACGTCCTGCGCAAGCTGAAGGCCGACCACTTCGAGGAGATCATCGCCGTCGTGGCGCTCTACCGGCCGGGGCCGATGGACAACATCCCGAGCTACATCGAGCGCAAGCACGGCCGCGAGCAGCCCGACTACCTCTATCCCAGTCTCGAGGGGATCCTAAACGAAACCTACGGGATCATGATCTATCAGGAGCAGGTGCTCCAGATCGCCCAGGAACTGTCCGGTTTCAGCCTCGGCAACGCCGACCTTTTGCGCCGCGCCATGGGCAAGAAGATCAAGGCCGAGATGGATGCCCAGCGGGCCGCCTTCACCGAAGGCGCCGTGGCGCGCGGCGTTCCCGAGGCCAAGGCCGCGGCGATCTTCGACCAAGTCAACAAGTTCGCCGGCTACGGCTTCAACAAGGCGCACGCCGCCGCCTACGCCCTGGTCGCTTACCAGACCGCCTACCTGAAGGCCAACTACCCGGTCGAGTTCCTGGCCGCGTCGATGACCTATGACATGGGGAACACGGACAAGCTAAACGTGTTCCGCCAGGAGCTCGACCGCCTCGGCATTCCGTTGCTGCCGCCGGACGTCAATGCGTCGCGCCGGGATTTCCGTGTCGAGGCCTTGCCCGACGGCCGGCTCGCTATCCGCTATGCGCTGGCCGCGATTCGCAACGTCGGGGGCGCGGCCATGGACAATCTGGCGGAGGAGCGCGCCGCGGGCGGACGTTTCCGCGATCTGCCCGATTTCGTGCGCCGCCTTGATCACCGCGCGATCAACAAGCGCCAGATCGAGAACCTGGCGGCGGCGGGGGCGCTCGACGGGCTCAACCGCAATCGCCGGCAGAGCTTCGAGGGCGCGGAGAGCATAATCCGCCACGCGGCGGCCGCGGCGGCGGAGCGCGACTCGGCCCAGGAGAATCTGTTCGGCGGCGACCCTTCGGCCGAAGGCTCTCTCACGCTCGCCCTGCCCGAGGTCGGCGACTGGCCCGACATGGAGCGCCTGCGCCAGGAGTTCGACGCCATCGGCTTCTATCTTTCCGATCATCCGCTGAATGCCTACGCGGCGGTTCTCGAACGACTCAAGGTGGTCACGGCAAGTTCCTTGACCGAAGCGGTGCTGCGCGACCGGGTTCAGCACAAGCTGGCCGGGGTCGTCATCGGGCGGCAGGAACGCACGTCGCGCCAGGGCAACCGCTTCGCCTTCGTACAGCTGTCCGATACCAGCGGCATGTTCGAGGTGATGGTCTTCTCGGAGCTTCTGTCGGCCAAGCGGGATGTTCTGGAGAGCGGACGGCCGCTGCTGATAACGGTCAACGCCGACCTGCGCAACGACGAAGCGCCCCGCATGACGGCCCAGGCGATCGAGCCCCTTGACCGCGCGGCCGAGCAATCGAGCGCCGGCCTCAAGGTCATCATCGGCGACAGCAAGCCTCTGGAGAGCCTGAAGTCGATCCTGGAGCGCGGAGCCGGGAGCCCGGCGAAGGGCCGGGTCTCGCTCGTGCTCGACCTCGAAGGCAGCCGCGAGGTGGAGATTGAGCTGCCCGAGACCTACCGCGTATCGGCGGAGCTGCGGCAGGCGATCAAGGCGATCCCCGGCGTCGCGGTACAGGATCGCTAA